In Crateriforma spongiae, a single window of DNA contains:
- a CDS encoding DUF1559 family PulG-like putative transporter, translating into MRGFTLLELLVTLSIFAMLVGIGAIAVHNARESSRTMMCSNRLRQNGLAFHSFHARTDFLPHNGGEVSGQMISDVDGRPFQPRTIHRHTGHIAVWGVGSPRQSVTKQGGPWSYSLLPDLGHQGQFERLVYSLLISTFRCPSRSRGIPEAPKQDDSGIYIGGGHRYSKIDFAANRKLIGDRPIARRLSYVQDGNSNTILVAEKAYHPLIQTATSWWHDEPPWLGGSHGTARSGADLGRDGLDAPFRNGWGSAHPATLNVCFLDGHVQQVSYEIDRRVWLQWLSPNARE; encoded by the coding sequence ATGCGAGGATTCACGCTCCTTGAACTGCTCGTCACACTTTCAATTTTTGCGATGCTGGTTGGGATTGGTGCGATTGCCGTACACAATGCCCGCGAATCGAGCCGAACGATGATGTGCTCCAACCGGCTCCGGCAAAACGGTCTGGCATTTCATAGCTTTCACGCTCGGACAGATTTTCTCCCTCACAACGGAGGTGAAGTGAGTGGCCAAATGATTTCAGATGTCGACGGCCGCCCCTTCCAACCGAGGACCATCCATCGCCACACTGGCCACATCGCCGTCTGGGGCGTGGGCTCTCCACGACAGTCCGTTACGAAACAGGGAGGCCCTTGGTCGTATAGCCTACTTCCAGATCTGGGACACCAAGGACAATTCGAGCGACTCGTCTATTCGTTGTTGATCTCGACATTCCGGTGCCCGTCTCGAAGCCGCGGAATTCCTGAGGCGCCGAAACAAGATGATTCTGGGATCTACATCGGTGGTGGCCATCGATATTCAAAGATCGACTTTGCGGCAAATCGAAAGCTGATCGGTGATCGTCCAATCGCACGACGCCTTTCGTATGTTCAAGACGGAAACTCCAATACGATCCTCGTTGCAGAGAAGGCCTATCACCCACTGATCCAAACCGCAACGTCTTGGTGGCATGACGAGCCGCCCTGGTTGGGAGGCAGTCATGGAACGGCTCGCAGCGGTGCCGATCTTGGTCGAGATGGCCTCGACGCCCCGTTTCGAAATGGATGGGGATCCGCACATCCGGCGACGTTGAATGTTTGTTTCCTCGATGGGCATGTTCAACAGGTTTCATACGAGATTGACCGCCGCGTTTGGCTACAATGGTTATCCCCCAATGCAAGAGAATGA